The following coding sequences lie in one Phaeodactylum tricornutum CCAP 1055/1 chromosome 12, whole genome shotgun sequence genomic window:
- a CDS encoding predicted protein, whose protein sequence is MYRLIHLWFSCEDEGSSNGSLVEIMAEAVTRLPSFRFVPATSQLLSRVEKRNTGSFQETLHTLILRMCHDHPYNCLVQVVSLANGKTIGSGVSGRQAEVFLENTSDTKVDGANEILASLRTSERKPLGRLMEGYISLTDAYVHLAMYPTHDFQKAKNKKFPFSAVSKSHAERLDQCLGVGRRKVPHPPCVLTKPPPIRPASDYTDETGQLIGSESVVGFEQAFSITESGLHRPKIVYCLGSKGGRFKQLVKGEDEIRQDAVMEQVFGYVNELLSNGDLSDSLDEIRRTTGAGHLRLVTYNIVPLSPASGVLEWVDHTIPFGEFMMDKKGHVGAHSRYYPGQWSSLVCREQLRKAPKKEKLQAFNAICLNHSPVFRYFFVERFGHTPELWHEARMRYTRSVAVNSIVGHILGIGDRHCSNILIHEGTGEVVHIDFGIVFEQGKLLNTPELVPFRLTQNTVDGFGPVGLDGTFTKSAQRTLSVLRKNSNALLTILSAIVSDPLYKWSVSPVKARLRQEQQQHQDEEEQGENKRTSMTTTTSSTKVSRSQGQENEAASHAIRRIQEKLQGYEDGTSGEQQSVEGQVQLLINSAKNKDNLCLMFCGWAPWV, encoded by the exons ATGTATCGATTGATACATTTATGGTTCTCTTGTGAGGATGAGGGAAGCTCAAATGGTTCGCTCGTGGAAATCATGGCTGAAGCTGTGACTCGACTTCCATCATTTCGGTTCGTACCGGCAACCAGCCAACTTTTGTCTCGTGtagaaaaaagaaacacAGGCTCTTTTCAAGAAACTTTGCACACGTTGATCCTCCGAATGTGCCACGATCATCCTTACAATTGCCTAGTACAGGTAGTTTCGTTGGCCAATGGAAAGACTATAGGTAGTGGTGTCAGCGGACGACAGGCAGAGGTATTCCTCGAAAATACGAGCGACACGAAGGTTGATGGCGCAAATGAGATTCTTGCATCCCTTAGAACAAGCGAGCGCAAACCTCTTGGGAGGTTGATGGAGGGTTACATCTCGCTCACTGATGCATACGTCCACTTGGCGATGTATCCAACGCATGACTTCCAGAAggccaaaaacaaaaagtttcctttttcagcagTCAGCAAATCCCACGCCGAACGCCTGGACCAATGCCTAGGCGTGGGACGCCGCAAAGTGCCTCACCCACCTTGTGTCTTGACCAAACCACCGCCAATTCGTCCAGCAAGTGACTACACCGACGAAACGGGGCAGCTCATTGGGTCTGAGAGCGTCGTTGGTTTTGAGCAAGCCTTTTCTATCACCGAGAGCGGTCTGCATCGCCCCAAGATTGTCTACTGTCTTGGATCCAAAGGTGGTCGTTTTAAACAGCTGGTAAAGGGAGAGGACGAGATCCGACAGGATGCCGTAATGGAGCAAGTTTTTGGTTACGTCAACGAATTGTTGTCAAACGGGGATCTGTCAGACAGCCTAGATGAGATCCGGCGGACGACTGGAGCTGGCCATTTGCGTTTAGTGACTTACAATATTGTTCCTTTGAGTCCAGCAAGCGGG GTTCTAGAATGGGTCGATCATACCATTCCATTCGGGGAGTTCATGATGGACAAGAAAGGTCACGTCGGTGCGCATTCTCGGTATTATCCTGGACAATGGAGCAGCCTTGTTTGCCGGGAGCAGCTGCGGAAAGCaccgaaaaaggaaaaacttCAAGCCTTTAATGCAATTTGCTTAAACCACTCGCCCGTCTTTCGATACTTTTTCGTGGAGAGGTTTGGGCACACGCCAGAATTATGGCACGAGGCTCGGATGCGCTACACGCGGTCCGTTGCTGTCAATAGTATTGTTGGGCACATTCTTGGGATCGGCGATCGCCACTGCAGCAACATTCTTATTCATGAGGGGACTGGGGAAGTCGTACACATCGATTTTGGTATAGTCTTCGAACAAGGAAAG CTCCTGAACACGCCCGAGCTAGTGCCGTTCCGACTGACGCAAAATACAGTGGATGGGTTCGGCCCAGTGGGACTCGACGGTACCTTTACCAAATCCGCCCAACGGACTTTATCCGTTCTCCGAAAGAATTCAAACGCGCTCCTGACTATTCTGTCCGCGATTGTTTCGGATCCGCTGTACAAATGGAGCGTAAGTCCAGTCAAAGCACGGCTGCggcaagagcagcaacagcatcaGGATGAGGAAGAACAAGGGGAGAACAAACGCACATCGATGACAACCACAACGAGTTCCACCAAAGTTTCACGTAGCCAAGGacaagaaaacgaagccGCGTCACATGCCATTCGGAGGATACAAGAAAAACTCCAAGGCTACGAGGATGGCACATCGGGCGAGCAACAAAGCGTGGAAGGACAGGTTCAGCTCCTGATTAACTCCGCGAAGAACAAGGACAATTTGTGTCTCATGTTCTGTGGTTGGGCGCCGTGGGTGTAA
- a CDS encoding predicted protein — MIHRILSVPRSIVKSSRLSVAKLGTLPVSFPKIRTYSSTVPANESKPYLSGNSTHFGFEQVAIDQKESLVRQVFDNVADSYDVMNDLMSGGLHRYWKDYLLEVSSVESMASAVRRTNGDLRILDVAGGTGDVAFRFVNAAGCVERAKSSGEDPVSVTVCDINHEMLRVGDVRARKRFGNSLLDDSRGLRFMQGNAQALEFEDNSFDLYTIAFGLRNVTDVDMALREANRVLKPGGRFICLEFSQVPNELLRTIYDTYSFHVIPAMGQIVAQDRESYQYLVESIRRFSNQDELVTRMKNAGFQVSRYTNLTGGIVALHEGWKSV; from the coding sequence ATGATTCACCGGATCCTCTCCGTCCCGAGAAGCATCGTAAAGTCAAGTCGCCTGTCAGTTGCGAAACTTGGTACGCTACCGGTCTCATTCCCAAAAATTCGAACCTATTCGTCGACGGTACCGGCAAACGAATCGAAGCCTTATCTTTCGGGAAATTCGACTCATTTTGGTTTCGAACAAGTAGCCATCGACCAAAAGGAAAGTCTCGTACGTCAAGTATTTGATAATGTCGCGGATTCTTACGATGTCATGAATGATCTCATGAGCGGTGGACTGCATCGATACTGGAAAGACTATTTGCTGGAAGTATCATCAGTGGAATCCATGGCCTCGGCGGTTCGTCGCACCAACGGGGACCTTCGTATTCTCGATGTCGCAGGCGGGACGGGAGACGTCGCTTTTCGCTTTGTAAACGCGGCAGGATGCGTAGAACGGGCCAAATCGTCCGGAGAAGACCCGGTTTCCGTCACGGTCTGTGATATTAATCACGAAATGTTGCGTGTTGGAGATGTAAGAGCACGAAAGCGCTTCGGCAATTCTCTTTTGGATGACAGCCGAGGCTTACGATTCATGCAAGGGAACGCCCAGGCGCTTGAGTTTGAAGACAACTCTTTCGATTTATATACGATTGCTTTTGGGCTACGTAACGTGACGGATGTGGACATGGCGCTACGAGAGGCAAATCGTGTTCTCAAGCCGGGTGGACGATTCATTTGCCTCGAATTTTCCCAGGTTCCCAACGAGCTGCTTCGAACGATCTATGATACTTACTCCTTTCACGTGATACCCGCCATGGGTCAGATTGTAGCACAAGATCGAGAATCGTATCAGTATTTGGTGGAGAGCATTCGGAGATTTTCAAATCAGGATGAGCTGGTGACTCGGATGAAGAACGCTGGTTTTCAGGTATCTCGGTACACCAATTTGACTGGTGGCATAGTTGCATTGCACGAAGGCTGGAAGAGCGTATAG
- a CDS encoding predicted protein yields the protein MVFKKLRKTMGRRKAGKDAPAAAEAVQKNDSIDEDFPQDETLAAAESREEAPVPVKEADNEPASETAEASEESDEQERATPDNLEQEAQEDTYIGCCGINCN from the exons ATGGTTTTTAAGAAGCTTCGCAAGACAATGGGCCGCAGAAAGGCCGGAAAGGATGCCCCAGCCGCCGCAGAAGCTGTTCAGAAG AACGATTCtatcgacgaagactttCCACAGGATGAAACGCTTGCTGCTGCAGAATCTCGTGAGGAAGCTCCGGTCCCTGTCAAAGAAGCCGATAATGAACCCGCTTCCGAAACCGCAGAGGCTTCCGAAGAGAGCGACGAGCAGGAGCGTGCTACACCGGACAACCTCGAACAGGAGGCTCAAGAGGATACATACATAGGCTGCTGCGGTATCAATTGCAACTAA
- a CDS encoding predicted protein produces the protein MASSNSPGAAVVIPFEPTSKDVVLSSSEPENHHLGNVFFHHLLQSLRNMPNLQSTASRVVDAVCDERQGRFLNVLPNTTEQEVRLCTVLTRDEATARVYQALQQSQIVSGRTPPTKRARVQRKGEATNLPVSPTSTTTKRGPDEISLKVRCRFRRNVYRIVNGNNPASRIHPYAIELLEAVCNQAFSNVIQHAFQQVGLRYTNGGEEEPEEHRIMRLQMRQRFVAALEANIPTLDFAKTLVRSWDGELICRPEAETIPSKALDVETDVQTVTSENPPTFSKSESCNDLLQAREEEVTKTSTSSRASKIKAPKNVSSISMENPTIAANQVGTLQNSVSQHPQQHATKSAKSLPIPRNASSAQCLISPLTDGPLKLSPLTSRTKPAASSFLSSLVTSPIRKSSSTPSKMMFKRESFDDLDENDVMQGLDFLDDTHHDLGDGFLLHDALAADLGSPEPLHFEGNHVGSTTPPLPISPLATLDPNTTEERTGKWTIVEKRAFLRGLERYGAGRWKQICDMIPTRSYGQVKSMGRFVVKRYNLSKNERPTGPVVHFLQKP, from the exons ATGGCCTCCTCCAACAGTCCCGGAGCCGCTGTTGTCATTCCTTTTGAGCCCACGAGCAAAGACGTTGTGCTTTCATCGTCTGAACCCGAAAACCACCATCTCGGGAATGTCTTCTTTCACCATCTGCTCCAGAGCTTGCGCAATATGCCGAACTTACAGAGCACGGCTTCTCGCGTAGTCGACGCAGTCTGCGACGAACGTCAAGGGAGGTTCCTGAATGTTCTTCCCAATACGACAGAACAAGAAGTTCGTCTTTGTACCGTGCTGACCCGCGATGAGGCCACTGCTCGCGTATACCAGGCCCTACAACAATCACAGATTGTGTCGGGTCGCACACCGCCTACGAAAAGGGCTCGTGTACAACGTAAGGGTGAAGCGACCAATCTTCCTGTCTCTCCTACTAGTACTACTACAAAAAGAGGTCCCGACGAAATTTCTCTAAAAGTTCGTTGCAGGTTTAGACGGAACGTCTACCGCATTGTCAATGGGAACAATCCGGCGAGTAGGATTCACCCATAtgcgattgaacttctggaAGCCGTCTGCAACCAGGCTTTTAGTAATGTCATACAACATGCATTTCAACAAGTGGGTTTGCGCTACACGAATGGCGGGGAAGAGGAGCCTGAAGAACACAGAATAATGCGTCTTCAAATGCGACAGCGGTTTGTAGCAGCATTGGAGgccaatattccaacgtTAGACTTTGCCAAAACTTTGGTGAGATCGTGGGATGGGGAGTTGATTTGCCGACCTGAAGCCGAGACTATCCcaagcaaggctttggatGTGGAAACGGATGTCCAAACCGTGACTTCCGAAAATCCACCAACATTCAGCAAGTCGGAATCTTGCAATGATCTATTGCAAGCGAGGGAAGAGGAAGTGACAAAAACCTCGACCTCGTCAAGAGCATCTAAAATAAAGGCTCCCAAGAATGTTTCGTCCATCTCGATGGAAAATCCTACTATTGCTGCGAATCAAGTTGGGACCTTACAGAACTCAGTCTCGCAACATCCACAGCAACATGCGACCAAGTCGGCCAAGAGTTTGCCCATTCCCAGGAACGCCTCCAGTGCGCAATGCCTTATATCTCCCCTTACGGATGGCCCCTTAAAGCTGTCGCCGCTCACGTCGCGCACAAAACCAGCTGCCTCCTCTTTCCTTTCCTCTCTGGTCACTTCGCCTATTCGCAAGAGTTCCAGCACCCCTTCCAAAATGATGTTCAAGAGGGAATCATTCGACGATTTAGATGAAAATGATGTTATGCAAGGTCtcgactttttggacgacACGCATCACGACTTGGGCGATGGATTCCTGTTGCACGATGCACTTGCCGCAGACTTGGGATCGCCGGAGCCTTTACATTTTGAAGGAAACCACGTAGGCTCGACCACACCACCATTACCGATCTCGCCCCTGGCAACACTAGACCCGAATACGACGGAGGAACGAACCGGAAAGTGGACCATTGTTGAGAAAAGGGCATTTTTGCGAGGCCTGGAACGGTATGGAGCCGGGCGTTGGAAGCAAATCTGCGATATGATCCCTACTCG CTCGTACGGACAAGTAAAAAGTATGGGTCGCTTCGTTGTGAAACGCTACAACCTTTCCAAGAATGAGCGGCCGACGGGACCCGTCGTTCATTTCCTGCAAAAACCTTAG
- a CDS encoding predicted protein, with translation MLHSIAEQRQKRELPPLFWYMELGEWEKASDRVRRHPREVKTWATLRTKNNTDEPAPLPSSASIASYATKASSSSGTKRLALHHSCFKLRTAGSCPVASKASEDPYVQVCRFILMLLRLYPEAAGQRESRHGCLPLHLACFASCAPRADDDTLHNNSNHSRNATSPSAIAKAPVARPNMIARRIASDATSATTDTNLSAVHAEETYTGNMADKQIRRDHTVHVDPNVSVSTKKHLLISSKREEMAVQVLNALLDAYPKAIRTDSEGGRLPLHTACAGRATPRVIATLVTAYPSAARHRNKDGFLPLHLTAHWGVAHPNVVVTLLKAYPDATVGRNRWERTPLEEALCMAGENGRPHQAAMVRALRKHPSYWQRATAEIIQGTRRLRQPGSNVVDVDESLPSNDSTSLEEQRQGHFAHGHNPLVDQVEQEHSKKPAGKLSPEAAKKKPMDHKLDELIRQHDWDAVIRRVETNPLEVETELAVMTRGGFLSCSGVTPLYYACERQPPVAVVQALIHAHPLAVLTRAMPGGSLPLHVACTWHASPDIIWALLAADQGAAKVTDELGNVALHSALFSGADVRVIQALVQADPEAVLSRNHQGSRPADIGKRLRHENRKMVLPVLQTTKAHLLASHRRSRSSGTLEDIAQQAEELNQRQGTPLGTPQSLHRLAKDFPKEGNPNLHTDEEQAIEVSYGAQEKKELMWV, from the coding sequence ATGCTTCACTCCATCGCGGAACAACGCCAAAAGCGGGAGCTTCCCCCGCTCTTCTGGTACATGGAGTTGGGAGAATGGGAAAAGGCGTCCGATCGGGTACGTCGACACCCACGGGAAGTCAAGACTTGGGCTACACTCCGTACCAAAAACAACACGGACGAACCCGCCCCGTTGCCTTCGTCCGCCAGCATTGCCAGTTACGCCACCAAggcatcttcgtcttccggaaCCAAGCGACTCGCTCTCCACCACTCGTGCTTCAAACTGAGGACTGCTGGCTCTTGTCCCGTCGCGTCCAAGGCTTCGGAAGATCCCTACGTACAAGTCTGTCGATTCATTCTCATGCTCCTCCGACTCTATCCGGAAGCAGCGGGACAGCGAGAGTCGCGACACGGTTGTTTGCCCCTACATCTAGCCTGCTTTGCCTCCTGTGCGCCTAGGGCCGACGACGATACCCtccacaacaacagcaaccacAGTCGCAACGCGACCTCACCCTCCGCCATTGCCAAGGCACCCGTCGCTCGCCCCAACATGATTGCGCGGCGCATAGCGTCCGACGCCACCTCCGCCACCACGGACACCAACCTTTCCGCCGTGCACGCCGAAGAAACATACACCGGAAACATGGCCGACAAGCAAATACGTCGCGATCACACGGTACACGTCGATCCCAACGTATCCGTATCCACCAAGAAACATCTATTGATCAGTTCCAAACGGGAAGAAATGGCCGTACAAGTACTCAACGCGCTGCTCGACGCCTACCCCAAAGCCATACGTACCGATTCCGAAGGCGGGCGTTTGCCGCTACATACGGCCTGTGCCGGACGGGCCACGCCCCGCGTCATTGCCACCCTCGTCACGGCCTACCCCTCCGCGGCACGACACCGGAACAAGGATGGATTCCTACCCCTACACCTTACCGCACACTGGGGCGTCGCCCATCCCAACGTCGTCGTTACCCTTCTCAAGGCATACCCCGACGCTACCGTTGGACGCAATCGCTGGGAACGAACTCCACTGGAAGAAGCATTGTGCATGGCGGGAGAAAACGGTCGACCACATcaagccgccatggtcagGGCGCTACGGAAGCACCCCTCCTACTGGCAACGAGCGACCGCCGAAATTATTCAGGGCACGCGACGTCTACGCCAACCCGGCAGTAACGTCGTGGATGTGGACGAAAGCTTGCCCTCCAACGACAGTACGTCACTAGAAGAGCAACGCCAAGGTCATTTCGCTCACGGACACAATCCACTCGTTGATCAAGTCGAACAGGAACATTCCAAAAAGCCCGCGGGCAAGCTATCCCCAGAAGCGGCCAAAAAGAAGCCCATGGATCATAAACTGGACGAACTTATTCGACAGCACGACTGGGACGCGGTCATTCGTCGGGTCGAAACGAATCCCCTCGAGGTGGAGACGGAATTGGCGGTCATGACCCGTGGCGGATTCCTCAGTTGCTCGGGTGTCACCCCACTCTACTACGCCTGCGAACGCCAACCCCCCGTCGCCGTTGTACAAGCCCTCATCCATGCCCATCCCCTCGCCGTTCTCACGCGCGCCATGCCTGGTGGGAGTCTACCACTCCACGTAGCCTGTACCTGGCACGCCTCACCCGACATTATCTGGGCCTTGTTGGCCGCCGATCAGGGGGCGGCCAAAGTCACCGACGAACTCGGCAACGTGGCGCTCCACTCAGCGCTTTTTTCCGGAGCCGATGTCCGGGTGATCCAAGCGCTCGTCCAAGCCGATCCCGAGGCCGTACTCTCACGGAATCATCAAGGATCCCGACCCGCCGATATCGGCAAACGACTTCGGCACGAAAATCGCAAAATGGTGCTGCCAGTACTCCAAACAACCAAGGCACACCTGTTGGCGTCCCATCGTCGGTCGCGCTCGTCGGGGACATTGGAGGACATTGCTCAACAAGCGGAAGAATTGAATCAAAGGCAGGGCACGCCCTTGGGCACTCCGCAAAGTCTTCATCGACTTGCGAAGGATTTTCCGAAAGAAGGCAATCCCAACCTTCACACCGACGAGGAGCAGGCGATCGAAGTCAGTTACGGTGCCCAAGAGAAAAAAGAGCTCATGTGGGTGTAA
- a CDS encoding predicted protein, translating into MARVPKEYVECDQNEKAYQKQDAIFIARKRAMGNQQRQKPMRFVKSVGLGIKTPAAAIEASFVDKKCPFTGNVSIRGRILKGLVISTKMKRTIIVRRDYLHYITKYRRFEKRHTNIAVHCSPAFPVKDGDIVTIGQCRPLSKTVRFNVVALEPQRVIQGKKSFRVF; encoded by the coding sequence ATGGCTCGCGTTCCCAAGGAATACGTAGAGTGCGATCAGAACGAAAAGGCTTACCAAAAGCAGGATGCCATTTTCATCGCCCGCAAACGCGCCATGGGCAATCAGCAACGCCAAAAACCCATGCGCTTCGTCAAGTCGGTCGGACTCGGCATCAAGACAcccgccgccgccattgaAGCGAGctttgtcgacaaaaagTGCCCCTTCACCGGAAACGTTTCCATTCGCGGACGCATCCTCAAGGGTCTCGTCATTTCCACCAAAATGAAGCGCACCATCATTGTCCGACGGGACTACTTGCACTACATTACCAAGTACCGTCGTTTCGAAAAGCGTCACACCAACATTGCGGTCCACTGCTCTCCGGCATTCCCGGTCAAAGATGGTGATATTGTCACCATTGGACAGTGCCGCCCCTTGAGTAAAACGGTCCGCTTCAACGTGGTCGCACTCGAACCCCAGCGTGTCATTCAGGGAAAGAAATCCTTCCGCGTCTTTTAA